Proteins encoded in a region of the Pigmentiphaga litoralis genome:
- a CDS encoding LysR family transcriptional regulator, producing MDSLNGFVVFVQVADTRSFVAAGRQLGVSASAVGKSVARLEDKLGVRLFHRSTRSITLTAEGLLFLERSRRILAEIEAAEMELSATTAAPRGRLRVSLPLVSELMLPILADFMRQYPDIELDLDFTDRLVDVIEEGFDAVVRTGDPTDSRLSARRLGAFRQVIVAAPDYLARRGTPRVPEDLLAHDCLHYRYTHTGKVEPWPLRLADGAPSLDLPIAMVCNNCETRVCFAERGLGIACLPDFAVRSHLADGRLVVVLPEHVGRTGAFHVLWPASKHPSPKLRALVDYLSAHVFPTSPEITAP from the coding sequence GTGGACAGTCTGAACGGGTTCGTGGTGTTCGTGCAAGTGGCCGATACGCGCAGTTTTGTGGCGGCCGGGCGGCAGCTGGGTGTGTCGGCCTCGGCCGTCGGCAAGAGCGTCGCGCGGCTGGAAGACAAGCTGGGCGTGCGCCTGTTTCACCGCAGCACGCGCAGCATCACCCTGACCGCCGAAGGCCTGCTGTTCCTGGAACGCAGCCGCCGCATCCTGGCCGAGATCGAAGCGGCCGAAATGGAACTGTCAGCGACCACCGCCGCGCCGCGCGGCCGGCTGCGTGTCAGCCTGCCGCTGGTCAGTGAACTGATGCTGCCGATCCTGGCGGACTTCATGCGGCAGTATCCCGACATCGAACTCGACCTGGACTTTACCGATCGGCTCGTGGACGTGATCGAAGAGGGCTTCGATGCGGTGGTGCGCACTGGCGACCCGACCGATTCGCGGCTGTCTGCCCGCCGCCTGGGCGCCTTCCGGCAGGTCATCGTTGCGGCGCCGGATTACCTGGCACGGCGCGGCACGCCGCGCGTCCCTGAAGACCTGCTGGCGCACGACTGCTTGCACTACCGCTACACCCACACGGGCAAGGTCGAGCCTTGGCCGCTGCGCCTGGCTGACGGTGCGCCCAGTCTGGATCTGCCGATCGCGATGGTGTGCAACAACTGCGAGACGCGGGTGTGTTTTGCGGAACGCGGGCTGGGCATTGCCTGCCTGCCCGACTTTGCGGTGCGATCCCATCTTGCCGATGGCCGGCTGGTGGTCGTGCTGCCGGAACACGTGGGCCGCACCGGCGCGTTTCATGTGCTCTGGCCGGCCAGCAAACACCCGTCACCCAAGCTGCGCGCGCTGGTGGACTACCTGAGCGCGCACGTGTTTCCGACGAGTCCGGAGATCACCGCCCCTTGA
- a CDS encoding GntR family transcriptional regulator, whose product MTSAPNWLAGRLKNDAGSGLPKYLQLRKAISDAIADTTLTEAEKLPAEEVLVKMSGFSLGTVQRALSVLVDDGLLTRKQGSGTFVADKEAPMRAPFYHCKFLDETSGEILPIYSRILGRTVVTDSGAWSDHLRGDEHVCIERIFSINNEFDVYTRAYIVRGVFPLLDDSPLDTLSGINIKELLEREYRRPATRFSEKLSVSVFPPAVCKLLKLPKGSAGATLDISAFDRRGEAVYFQSLSIPPNPRKLVVS is encoded by the coding sequence ATGACTTCCGCCCCCAACTGGCTCGCAGGCCGCCTGAAGAACGACGCCGGATCGGGCTTGCCCAAGTACTTGCAGCTGCGCAAGGCCATCTCCGATGCGATCGCCGACACCACCCTGACCGAAGCCGAAAAGCTGCCGGCCGAAGAGGTGCTGGTAAAAATGAGCGGGTTCAGTCTTGGCACCGTGCAGCGTGCGCTGAGCGTGCTGGTCGATGACGGCCTGCTGACCCGCAAGCAGGGGTCGGGCACCTTCGTGGCCGACAAGGAAGCGCCCATGCGCGCGCCCTTCTATCACTGCAAATTCCTGGACGAAACGTCGGGCGAGATCCTGCCGATCTATTCGCGCATCCTGGGCCGCACGGTGGTCACCGACTCCGGTGCGTGGAGCGACCACCTGCGCGGCGACGAACACGTCTGCATCGAACGCATCTTTTCGATCAACAACGAGTTCGACGTCTACACCCGCGCGTACATCGTGCGGGGTGTCTTTCCCCTGCTGGATGATTCGCCGCTGGACACGCTGAGCGGCATCAACATCAAGGAATTGCTGGAGCGGGAATACCGGCGGCCGGCCACGCGGTTTTCGGAAAAGCTGTCGGTGAGCGTGTTTCCGCCCGCGGTCTGCAAGCTGTTGAAGCTGCCCAAGGGATCGGCGGGCGCCACCCTGGACATTTCGGCCTTTGACCGGCGTGGCGAAGCCGTCTATTTCCAGTCCTTGTCGATCCCGCCAAATCCGCGCAAGCTCGTGGTCAGCTGA
- a CDS encoding alpha/beta fold hydrolase, producing the protein MTSMQILDAGAAGAMADAVADVAGSSAVHAAQAGLHSLSGHTVTHGDVRIAVATCGSGPAIVLLPSLGRDVEDFFPIAPLLAARGYRVVMPSPRGMGDSTGPLTGITLHDFANDIAAVIAHEGSRPALVAGHAFGNWVARNTAIDHPDRVAGVAVLAAAHKDFPRELRAHIDGAMDVSLARDLRLAHLRAAFFSAGGDPSPWLDGWYPDVARAQRAASAATPVAGWWTAGSVPVLDVQAANDPFAPASGAHLLREELGGDRVTVRVVGPAGHALLPDQPAAVAEALADFADRILPKNP; encoded by the coding sequence ATGACGTCGATGCAAATTCTGGATGCGGGTGCCGCCGGCGCGATGGCTGATGCGGTAGCCGATGTTGCGGGTTCATCTGCCGTGCATGCCGCGCAGGCTGGCCTTCATTCCCTTTCCGGACATACCGTGACGCATGGCGATGTCCGAATCGCCGTTGCGACCTGCGGCAGTGGCCCGGCCATCGTGCTGCTGCCGTCGCTCGGCCGGGATGTGGAAGACTTCTTTCCGATCGCGCCGTTGCTGGCCGCGCGCGGCTATCGCGTCGTGATGCCCAGCCCGCGCGGCATGGGCGACAGCACCGGCCCGCTGACCGGCATCACCCTGCATGACTTCGCCAACGACATTGCCGCCGTGATCGCGCACGAAGGCTCGCGGCCTGCGCTGGTCGCGGGGCATGCCTTTGGCAACTGGGTCGCGCGCAATACGGCGATCGATCATCCGGACCGGGTCGCAGGCGTGGCTGTGCTGGCGGCGGCGCACAAGGATTTCCCGCGCGAGTTGCGTGCCCATATCGATGGCGCCATGGACGTTAGCCTTGCACGGGATCTGCGGCTGGCCCATCTGCGCGCGGCCTTCTTTTCGGCGGGTGGCGATCCGTCGCCCTGGCTCGACGGCTGGTATCCCGATGTCGCGCGCGCACAGCGCGCCGCGTCGGCCGCCACGCCGGTGGCGGGCTGGTGGACGGCGGGCAGCGTGCCCGTGCTGGACGTGCAGGCTGCCAATGATCCCTTCGCGCCCGCCAGTGGCGCGCATCTGCTGCGTGAAGAACTGGGCGGGGATCGCGTTACGGTGCGCGTGGTGGGGCCGGCGGGTCATGCCTTGCTGCCCGACCAGCCTGCGGCGGTTGCCGAAGCCCTCGCGGACTTTGCCGACAGGATCCTGCCAAAAAATCCCTAG
- a CDS encoding Bug family tripartite tricarboxylate transporter substrate binding protein: protein MTHTTRRTFVLGALALPFASLSTRALAQAGFPDRPLRIIVPLAPGGSADAVCRLLSNGLSQVLGQTVVVENKPGAGGITGLSEVARAKPDGYTLGYSLAGALTVAPHIATRMPYQMSDLTPVSQVVAVPEIIVVNPKLGVNTLQELIAYARANPGKVNFGSAGNATIPHLGGELFKRTAKIDIVHIPYRGSGPALNDLLAGQVQMMVSDITLVRSHIEAGRLIGLAVAGPARVSELPKVPTTAEAGVPGMVVSNWHGIVGPAGMSPALLQTLHGAIRKAIAMPEIKQRLEKEGADAVASSSAEFATFLAKESSVWGGLTKELGIKWD, encoded by the coding sequence TTGACCCACACCACACGCCGTACCTTCGTCCTGGGCGCGCTCGCGCTGCCCTTCGCGTCGCTTTCGACCCGCGCCCTGGCGCAGGCAGGCTTCCCGGATCGCCCGTTGCGCATCATCGTGCCCCTGGCGCCGGGCGGGTCGGCCGACGCGGTGTGCCGCCTGCTCAGCAATGGATTGAGCCAGGTCCTGGGACAGACCGTGGTGGTGGAAAACAAGCCGGGTGCCGGCGGCATTACGGGCCTGTCGGAAGTCGCGCGCGCCAAGCCCGACGGCTACACCCTGGGCTACTCGCTGGCGGGCGCACTGACGGTCGCACCGCACATCGCGACCCGCATGCCCTACCAGATGAGCGACCTGACGCCCGTGTCTCAAGTGGTGGCCGTGCCCGAGATCATCGTGGTCAACCCCAAGCTGGGCGTGAACACCCTGCAGGAACTGATCGCCTATGCGCGCGCCAATCCGGGCAAGGTCAACTTCGGGTCGGCCGGCAATGCCACGATCCCGCACCTGGGCGGCGAGCTGTTCAAGCGCACCGCCAAGATCGACATCGTCCACATTCCCTATCGCGGATCCGGCCCGGCATTAAATGACCTGCTGGCCGGCCAGGTGCAGATGATGGTGTCCGACATCACCCTGGTCCGCTCGCACATTGAAGCCGGCCGCCTGATCGGCCTGGCCGTGGCGGGACCGGCCCGGGTATCCGAATTGCCCAAGGTGCCGACCACAGCCGAAGCCGGCGTGCCGGGCATGGTGGTGTCGAACTGGCACGGCATCGTCGGCCCGGCCGGCATGTCGCCCGCCCTGTTGCAGACCCTGCACGGCGCGATCCGCAAGGCGATTGCCATGCCCGAGATCAAGCAGCGCCTGGAAAAGGAAGGCGCGGATGCGGTCGCCAGTTCGTCGGCCGAGTTCGCTACCTTCCTGGCCAAGGAAAGCAGCGTGTGGGGCGGGCTGACCAAGGAACTGGGCATCAAGTGGGATTGA
- a CDS encoding LysR family transcriptional regulator, protein MHPSINKATGIQLDVTADLHKWRAFLAIAELGSLTRAALYLDVDQSVLSRRINALERECGARLFNRTGRGVELSEVGARIFPNVKRLLSDAEQLEADIKGESRVPTGQVTIALIPSISNPLIHNLFVRMRERFPGIHLKVLEGSSGQVEEWLADARVDIAILYRYGATLPEGDQALAIVDTYLIGGKGDPVTRSAEVSFDVFDKLPFILPSAPNGLRNALDRAAKEHKLTLQPRMEADSLPLQKLLVAQDGLYTVLPLHAVWNEVSEGTLQAAKVIGPGMARTISMSLSKSKGPARAVAEVASAIVDIVNDMGRSGMWHRLDDAGQPRAAATAQT, encoded by the coding sequence TTGCACCCATCCATCAACAAGGCCACGGGCATCCAGCTGGACGTCACGGCGGACCTGCACAAATGGCGCGCCTTCCTGGCCATCGCCGAACTGGGCAGCCTCACGCGCGCCGCGCTGTATCTCGATGTCGACCAGTCGGTACTGAGCCGCCGCATCAACGCGCTTGAACGCGAGTGCGGCGCACGGCTGTTCAACCGGACCGGCCGCGGCGTCGAATTGTCGGAAGTCGGCGCGCGCATCTTTCCCAACGTGAAGCGCCTGCTGTCCGATGCGGAACAACTTGAAGCCGACATCAAGGGCGAGTCGCGCGTACCCACCGGGCAGGTCACCATTGCGTTGATCCCGTCGATCTCGAACCCGTTGATCCACAACCTGTTCGTGCGCATGCGCGAGCGTTTTCCGGGCATCCATCTGAAGGTGCTGGAAGGGTCCAGCGGGCAGGTCGAAGAATGGCTGGCCGATGCCCGCGTCGACATTGCGATCCTGTATCGCTACGGTGCGACCTTGCCCGAAGGCGACCAGGCGCTGGCGATCGTCGACACCTACCTGATCGGCGGCAAGGGCGACCCGGTCACGCGGTCGGCCGAAGTGTCGTTCGACGTATTCGACAAGCTGCCCTTCATTCTGCCCAGCGCGCCCAATGGCCTGCGCAACGCCCTGGACCGCGCCGCCAAAGAACACAAGCTGACGCTGCAGCCGCGCATGGAAGCGGATTCCTTGCCGCTGCAAAAGCTGCTGGTGGCGCAGGACGGCCTGTACACGGTGCTGCCACTGCATGCGGTGTGGAACGAGGTGTCCGAAGGCACCCTGCAAGCCGCGAAGGTGATCGGCCCAGGCATGGCGCGCACCATTTCCATGTCCTTGTCGAAGTCGAAAGGCCCGGCGCGCGCAGTGGCCGAGGTCGCGTCCGCCATCGTGGACATCGTCAACGACATGGGGCGCAGCGGCATGTGGCACAGGCTGGACGATGCCGGTCAACCGCGCGCGGCGGCAACGGCGCAAACCTGA
- a CDS encoding carboxymuconolactone decarboxylase family protein: MPRITLPSPDTMNADQRAVYDKVVNGPRGKIEGPLRAALVNAELADCWQAMGALLRYRTTLSPRHSELAIMVTGRYCRSPFEWFAHRPAAEKAGLETAIIEDLLAQRTPDLTGADLAVYSYAMELNQYRSVSDKTHAAAVEALGERGTVELTALVGYYTLVAMTLNSQEIPLPEGVAPAFALPQHEELK, translated from the coding sequence ATGCCTCGTATCACGCTGCCCTCCCCCGACACCATGAACGCCGACCAGCGCGCCGTCTACGACAAGGTCGTGAACGGTCCGCGCGGCAAGATCGAGGGCCCGTTGCGCGCGGCCCTGGTCAATGCCGAACTGGCCGATTGCTGGCAGGCCATGGGTGCCCTGCTGCGCTATCGCACCACGCTGTCGCCGCGCCATTCCGAACTCGCGATCATGGTCACGGGCCGCTATTGCCGCTCGCCCTTCGAATGGTTCGCGCACCGCCCGGCGGCTGAAAAAGCCGGGCTGGAAACCGCGATCATCGAAGACCTGCTGGCGCAGCGCACGCCCGACCTGACGGGCGCGGACCTGGCTGTCTACAGCTACGCAATGGAACTGAACCAGTACCGGTCGGTGTCGGACAAGACCCATGCGGCAGCTGTGGAAGCCTTGGGCGAACGCGGCACGGTTGAACTGACCGCACTGGTGGGCTACTACACCCTGGTCGCCATGACCCTGAACTCGCAGGAAATCCCGTTGCCCGAAGGCGTGGCCCCCGCCTTTGCGCTGCCGCAACACGAGGAACTGAAATGA
- a CDS encoding SDR family NAD(P)-dependent oxidoreductase, with amino-acid sequence MNDTTTQDGATAPGPEVAFVTGAASGIGLATATRLARAGYRVALVDLDAGKTAAAEADLKALGLNVKGYALNVCDRAAVSRMMDDEGRVDVVVCAAGVYTPRLVDEITEDDFRRTLDVNVIGVFIPAQEGARRMKAGGRIVTVSSRGALGGFGFADYVASKAGVIGLTRAMALELRTRKIAVNSIAPGFTDTPMTRTMPPDQYAKAVSLEPSGGAAQPDDIAVAIEFFASPATRFITGQTLFVDGGKSLGGLGI; translated from the coding sequence ATGAACGACACGACAACACAGGACGGCGCGACGGCACCGGGTCCGGAAGTCGCCTTCGTCACCGGCGCCGCATCCGGCATCGGCCTGGCGACGGCCACGCGGCTGGCGCGTGCCGGCTACCGGGTCGCGCTCGTGGACCTGGACGCGGGCAAGACAGCCGCGGCCGAAGCCGACCTGAAGGCGCTCGGGCTGAACGTGAAGGGCTATGCGCTGAACGTGTGCGACCGCGCGGCCGTCAGCCGCATGATGGACGACGAAGGCCGGGTCGACGTGGTGGTGTGCGCGGCCGGCGTGTACACACCGCGCCTGGTGGACGAGATCACGGAAGACGACTTCCGGCGGACGCTGGACGTCAATGTGATCGGCGTCTTCATTCCCGCGCAGGAAGGCGCACGGCGCATGAAGGCCGGCGGCCGCATCGTGACGGTATCGTCACGGGGTGCGCTGGGGGGCTTCGGGTTTGCGGACTATGTGGCGTCCAAGGCAGGGGTGATTGGTTTGACCCGTGCCATGGCGTTGGAATTGCGGACTCGCAAGATTGCCGTGAACTCGATCGCACCGGGCTTTACCGACACGCCCATGACCCGGACGATGCCGCCCGATCAATACGCCAAGGCCGTGTCGCTGGAGCCCAGCGGCGGCGCTGCGCAGCCCGACGACATTGCGGTGGCGATCGAATTTTTCGCGTCGCCCGCCACCCGCTTCATCACAGGACAGACCCTGTTCGTGGATGGCGGCAAATCGCTGGGCGGGCTGGGGATCTGA
- a CDS encoding MFS transporter produces the protein MSSPATPTCSEVSAEHTSRASPASRTPASHTPASRTPDHADRLPLASLLALALAAFITILTEALPAGLLPQMAAGLAVSEAWVGQTVTIYALGSLLAAVPLTLATQNVRRRPLLMAAMAGFVVANTITTFSTSFALTMAARFVAGVSAGLVWALLAGYAARMVPDHQKGRAIAVAMVGTPLALSLGVPAGAFLGAMLGWRVGFGIMSVLALIVLAWVRIKVPDFAGQASGKRLALGHVFRLPGIRTVLFVVLAFALAHNLLYTYIAPFLAASGMPGRTDTVLLVFGMMSLLGIWIIGVLIDRHLRTLTLVSTGMFGLAACTLGVASDVPLLVYAAVGAWGLAFGGAATLFQTALAKAAGDAADVAQSMLVTVWNLAIAGGGLLGGVLLDRLGMDAFAPVLVVLLAAAVLVAWAGRAGFPKHGS, from the coding sequence GTGTCATCACCCGCTACCCCGACCTGTTCCGAGGTGTCTGCAGAACACACCTCGCGGGCATCGCCCGCATCACGCACGCCCGCATCACATACGCCCGCATCTCGCACGCCCGATCACGCCGACCGCCTGCCGCTCGCGTCCCTGCTGGCGCTTGCGCTGGCCGCCTTCATCACCATCCTGACCGAAGCCCTGCCGGCAGGTCTGCTGCCGCAGATGGCTGCAGGACTTGCCGTGTCCGAGGCCTGGGTCGGCCAGACGGTCACGATCTACGCGCTCGGGTCCTTGCTCGCCGCAGTGCCGCTGACGCTGGCGACACAGAACGTGCGGCGCCGGCCCTTGCTGATGGCGGCCATGGCGGGCTTTGTCGTGGCCAACACAATCACGACGTTCTCGACCAGCTTTGCACTGACGATGGCGGCGCGCTTCGTGGCCGGGGTGTCCGCCGGCCTGGTGTGGGCGCTGCTGGCAGGCTATGCCGCGCGCATGGTGCCCGACCACCAGAAGGGCCGCGCGATTGCGGTTGCCATGGTCGGCACGCCGCTGGCCTTGTCGCTGGGCGTGCCCGCGGGCGCCTTCCTGGGCGCCATGCTGGGGTGGCGCGTCGGCTTCGGGATCATGAGTGTGCTCGCGCTGATCGTGCTGGCCTGGGTGCGGATCAAGGTGCCTGACTTTGCGGGCCAGGCCTCGGGCAAGCGGTTGGCGCTGGGTCACGTGTTCCGCTTGCCGGGCATCCGCACCGTGCTGTTCGTGGTGCTGGCCTTTGCACTGGCGCACAACCTGCTCTACACCTACATCGCGCCCTTCCTGGCCGCATCGGGCATGCCGGGCCGCACGGACACCGTGCTGCTGGTGTTCGGCATGATGTCGCTGCTCGGGATCTGGATCATCGGTGTACTGATCGATCGTCATCTGCGCACGCTGACACTCGTCAGCACGGGGATGTTCGGACTGGCGGCGTGCACGCTGGGGGTGGCAAGTGATGTGCCGCTGCTGGTCTACGCTGCGGTGGGCGCATGGGGACTGGCGTTCGGCGGCGCAGCCACCCTGTTCCAGACGGCGCTGGCCAAGGCGGCGGGCGACGCCGCGGACGTCGCACAGTCCATGCTGGTGACGGTGTGGAATCTGGCGATCGCAGGCGGTGGCCTGCTGGGCGGGGTGCTGCTGGACCGGCTCGGCATGGACGCCTTTGCGCCGGTCCTGGTGGTGCTGCTGGCTGCTGCGGTACTGGTGGCGTGGGCAGGCCGCGCAGGGTTTCCCAAGCACGGCAGTTGA
- a CDS encoding amidohydrolase family protein, which yields MTLDLDADLRAGGWDCHTHVFGPYAQFPLAEDRSYTPPEATQDDYVAHLARLGLKHGVLVHPSAYGEDDSLLRNALAAHPDWRGVTVKQRASRAELVALRDLGVRAARFSQRSGAGANFAGSASFADLQAMAPDLANAGMHAELWTDCMTLDTLADSIGKLPIPVVIDHMGGFDVKAGIDAPGFRALLSLLEGGQVWVKLCAYRNTLGGSLEQAQPFQEAMMAANPDRLVWGSDWPHLRVEPAPDAAELLATFRRWAGSDERVRAVLIDNPARLYA from the coding sequence ATGACCCTGGATCTTGATGCCGACCTGCGTGCGGGCGGCTGGGACTGCCACACGCATGTGTTCGGTCCGTATGCCCAGTTTCCGCTGGCCGAAGACCGCAGCTACACGCCGCCCGAAGCCACGCAAGACGACTACGTGGCCCATCTGGCCCGGCTGGGACTCAAGCACGGTGTGCTGGTCCACCCCAGTGCATATGGCGAAGACGACAGCCTGCTGCGCAACGCACTGGCCGCGCATCCTGACTGGCGGGGCGTGACTGTCAAGCAGCGTGCGTCGCGCGCCGAACTGGTGGCATTGCGTGACCTGGGGGTGCGCGCTGCGCGCTTCAGCCAGCGCAGCGGTGCCGGCGCCAATTTCGCGGGCAGCGCGTCATTTGCCGACCTGCAGGCCATGGCGCCGGACCTGGCCAACGCCGGCATGCATGCTGAGCTCTGGACCGACTGCATGACGCTGGACACGCTGGCCGACTCGATCGGCAAGCTGCCGATTCCTGTCGTGATCGACCACATGGGCGGCTTCGACGTCAAGGCGGGGATTGATGCGCCGGGCTTTCGCGCCTTGCTGTCGCTGCTGGAAGGCGGCCAGGTGTGGGTCAAGCTGTGCGCCTACCGGAACACGCTGGGTGGCTCGCTGGAACAGGCGCAGCCCTTCCAGGAAGCCATGATGGCGGCCAACCCGGACCGCCTGGTGTGGGGCAGCGACTGGCCCCATCTGCGGGTGGAACCTGCGCCCGACGCAGCCGAGCTGCTGGCCACCTTCCGCCGCTGGGCGGGCAGCGACGAGCGCGTGCGCGCCGTGCTGATCGACAACCCGGCCCGCCTGTACGCCTGA
- a CDS encoding Bug family tripartite tricarboxylate transporter substrate binding protein, with the protein MKKTALRRPVPLLAASFATSLAALLALAAPAQAADYPVKPVRIVVAYPAGGDTDVIARWIAEKLAAKWGQPVVVENRTGAAGSIGSAYVARAPADGYTLLVAPNTLAIVPYVLKPGSGGDYNAKTDFTPISEIGRQSLFMVGADHAGLKSVDQVVKEARAGKVNSYASPGSGSPMHILSELFDRSAGIKLTQIPYRGSAPAIVDLVGGQVPVMYSTIGPLAQYVATGKVRLLGVADKVRSPFAPDIPTFAELGYKDVEVSAWQAILGPRGLPPEVVQKVNLAVNDILKMPDVVDRMKALAILPTGGTPDQMGAVISAEDARYGKIIKDFGIRAD; encoded by the coding sequence ATGAAAAAAACCGCCCTTCGTCGCCCCGTTCCGCTGCTTGCAGCGTCCTTCGCCACTTCGCTGGCCGCCCTGCTGGCTCTCGCAGCACCTGCCCAGGCCGCCGATTACCCGGTGAAGCCGGTCAGGATCGTCGTGGCCTATCCTGCCGGCGGCGACACCGACGTCATCGCGCGCTGGATCGCCGAAAAGCTGGCTGCCAAGTGGGGCCAGCCCGTCGTCGTGGAAAACCGGACCGGCGCGGCCGGATCGATCGGCAGCGCCTATGTCGCACGCGCCCCGGCCGACGGCTACACCTTGCTGGTCGCGCCGAACACCCTGGCCATCGTCCCGTATGTGCTCAAGCCCGGCAGCGGCGGCGACTACAACGCCAAGACGGACTTCACCCCCATTTCGGAAATCGGCCGCCAATCCCTCTTCATGGTGGGCGCCGATCACGCCGGACTCAAGTCGGTGGACCAGGTGGTGAAGGAAGCCCGCGCGGGCAAGGTCAACAGCTACGCCAGCCCGGGCAGCGGGTCGCCCATGCATATCCTGTCGGAACTGTTCGACCGGTCGGCCGGCATCAAGCTGACGCAGATCCCTTATCGCGGCAGCGCGCCTGCCATCGTTGATCTGGTGGGCGGCCAGGTGCCGGTCATGTATTCGACGATCGGCCCGCTCGCGCAATACGTGGCGACCGGCAAGGTCCGCCTGCTGGGCGTGGCCGACAAGGTGCGCTCGCCCTTCGCCCCCGATATCCCGACCTTTGCGGAGCTGGGCTACAAGGACGTGGAAGTCAGCGCGTGGCAAGCCATTCTCGGCCCGCGCGGCCTGCCGCCCGAAGTCGTCCAGAAGGTCAACCTGGCCGTCAACGACATCCTGAAGATGCCTGACGTGGTCGATCGCATGAAGGCGCTGGCCATCCTGCCGACCGGCGGCACCCCCGATCAGATGGGCGCGGTGATCAGCGCGGAAGACGCCCGCTACGGCAAGATCATCAAGGACTTCGGCATTCGTGCCGACTGA
- a CDS encoding NIPSNAP family protein gives MIVEERTYTCHAGKSLPYIRAYEAEGLAIQRPILGNLVGYFTTDIGTLNQVVHLWAYDSLADRAARRATLLQHPDWQAYAAKVQPFVLTQENRILVPAPFSPWADGPAY, from the coding sequence GTGATCGTCGAAGAACGAACCTACACCTGCCATGCCGGCAAATCCCTGCCCTACATCCGCGCCTATGAAGCGGAAGGGCTGGCCATCCAGCGGCCCATTCTGGGCAATCTTGTCGGCTACTTCACCACCGACATCGGCACGCTGAATCAGGTCGTGCACCTGTGGGCGTACGACAGCCTGGCCGACCGCGCCGCGCGCCGCGCCACCCTGCTGCAGCACCCCGACTGGCAAGCCTATGCGGCCAAGGTCCAGCCCTTCGTGCTGACGCAAGAAAACCGCATTCTTGTGCCCGCGCCGTTCTCGCCCTGGGCCGACGGCCCCGCGTATTGA
- a CDS encoding Bug family tripartite tricarboxylate transporter substrate binding protein has translation MSKNRPSLRRRSLAASLLAIPVISVLTFAAAPAHAAYPERAVRLIVPFPAGGAADMMARSLAQKLSEQLGQQVVVDNRGGAGGTTAAEAATAANPDGYTLFFGTMGTQAINPALYPKLRYDPVKDFEYVSLTHTTPRVLVVHPSVDAKTVQELIVLAKKNPGKLTYGSAGNGSSSHLSGALFASMAGVEMLHIPYKGSAPLLNDLIAGRLSMTFDSYAVYGEHIKSGKVRPLGVTSITRITSAPDIPTISESGLKGYDVSNWLGLLAPKGTSPDVVARLNTAVVKAASDKAMRDHLAASGIETTSSTPEAFKALVVKEIPKWAEVVKKSGATVD, from the coding sequence ATGTCCAAGAACCGCCCTTCCCTGCGCCGCCGCAGCCTTGCCGCAAGCCTGCTGGCTATTCCTGTCATCAGTGTGCTGACGTTTGCCGCCGCCCCCGCGCACGCCGCCTATCCGGAACGCGCCGTCCGCCTGATCGTGCCCTTCCCCGCCGGCGGCGCGGCCGACATGATGGCGCGCAGCCTGGCGCAAAAACTGTCGGAACAGCTGGGCCAACAAGTTGTGGTCGACAACCGGGGCGGCGCGGGCGGCACCACCGCGGCCGAAGCGGCCACGGCCGCCAATCCCGACGGCTACACGCTGTTCTTCGGCACCATGGGCACGCAGGCCATCAACCCGGCCCTGTACCCCAAGCTGCGCTACGACCCGGTCAAGGACTTCGAGTACGTCAGCCTGACCCACACCACGCCACGCGTGCTGGTCGTGCACCCCTCGGTCGACGCGAAGACCGTGCAGGAACTGATCGTCCTGGCCAAGAAGAATCCGGGCAAGCTCACCTACGGGTCGGCCGGCAACGGCAGTTCCAGCCACCTGTCGGGCGCCCTGTTCGCGTCGATGGCCGGGGTGGAAATGCTGCACATCCCGTACAAGGGAAGCGCGCCCTTGCTCAACGATTTGATCGCGGGCCGCCTGTCGATGACCTTCGATTCGTATGCGGTGTATGGCGAGCACATCAAGAGCGGCAAGGTCCGCCCGTTGGGCGTGACCAGCATTACCCGCATCACCAGCGCGCCGGATATCCCGACCATTTCGGAATCGGGGCTGAAGGGCTATGACGTGTCGAACTGGCTGGGCCTGCTCGCCCCCAAGGGCACGTCGCCCGACGTCGTCGCGCGCCTGAATACTGCAGTGGTCAAGGCTGCGTCCGACAAGGCCATGCGCGATCACCTGGCCGCCAGCGGCATCGAAACCACGTCCAGCACCCCCGAGGCCTTCAAGGCGCTGGTCGTGAAGGAAATCCCGAAGTGGGCGGAAGTGGTGAAGAAGTCCGGCGCGACAGTGGATTGA